A genomic region of Christiangramia sp. OXR-203 contains the following coding sequences:
- a CDS encoding ComF family protein: MFHDFINLLYPASCHICQAELVKNEHILCTSCLHDLPVTRYHLDNDNPVKKIFQGRVKIDKATALLHFRKKSGVQQLIHDLKYRGHQEIGKYLGTWLGEELSAIDDYRKIDLVLPVPLHKSRLKERGYNQVEAFGIEIANKLDAEYRSDLILKVNAMQTQTKKGRISRWGKIEQTLQIQKPDELKGKNVLLVDDLVTTGATLEACAHKLLEIENISISIATMAITH, translated from the coding sequence ATGTTTCACGATTTCATTAATCTTCTTTATCCGGCTTCCTGTCACATTTGTCAGGCAGAACTTGTGAAAAATGAGCATATACTTTGTACCAGTTGCCTGCATGATCTTCCGGTTACCAGATATCATTTAGATAACGACAATCCGGTCAAAAAAATTTTCCAGGGCAGGGTAAAGATAGACAAAGCAACCGCATTATTACATTTCAGAAAAAAATCTGGGGTACAACAGCTTATCCATGATCTGAAATATCGCGGACACCAGGAAATTGGAAAATATCTTGGTACATGGCTGGGAGAAGAGCTATCGGCTATAGATGATTACAGGAAAATTGACCTTGTTCTTCCTGTTCCTTTGCATAAATCCAGATTAAAAGAACGCGGTTACAACCAGGTAGAAGCTTTTGGAATCGAGATCGCTAACAAGCTGGATGCTGAGTATAGATCTGATCTTATTTTGAAAGTAAACGCCATGCAAACACAAACCAAAAAAGGCAGGATCTCCCGTTGGGGCAAGATTGAGCAAACGCTCCAAATTCAGAAGCCCGATGAATTGAAGGGAAAGAATGTGTTGCTGGTTGATGATCTGGTTACAACCGGAGCGACTCTGGAAGCCTGTGCTCATAAATTACTTGAAATAGAAAATATCAGCATATCTATCGCTACCATGGCAATTACACACTAA
- a CDS encoding Ig-like domain-containing protein codes for MKKRVPGFILVLILLFTTVQCAKKGMPEGGPVDEDPPKFLRANPENFTTNFDKEEIRIYFDEYIKLDKPSQQIIISPPMVPKPNIMPLGTARKDIKIEITDTLEENTTYAINFGKSIVDNNEGNPYDYFKYVFSTGDYIDSLAVSGIVRDAKLKEPSEVISVMLYEADTSYTDSIVFKETPRYITYSQDSTFNFSLENLKAGTYRMVALMDSNDNYLYNPKKEKIGFVEGDITIPTEETFELTVFKEQLEFEPKKPNHFKGNQIIFGYEGYADPDSIKIDLLSARPEGFRSRIIKDPVKDTLYYWYNTSPELDTLMFAVNSPKTQDTLIARMGNLERDSLMVSTENGDLIKDFKLKANTPIVSYAADQIRIMDMDSADVPFEAEFDPLLNEVRLKFEKKPSNNYNITAFPGAITDLFEDTNDTIYKNITTKDLSAFGTIIIDLQNIQQFPVIVQLTNIKGEILAEQYSEDRSNFTFNYLNPGDILVRVIFDSNANQKWDTGNFLKKVQPERIQYLRDTLEVRANWDQPYTFSLD; via the coding sequence ATGAAGAAAAGAGTACCCGGTTTTATTCTCGTTTTGATACTTCTGTTCACCACAGTACAGTGTGCAAAGAAAGGAATGCCCGAGGGCGGACCGGTAGATGAAGATCCGCCAAAATTCTTGAGAGCAAACCCAGAAAATTTTACTACTAATTTCGACAAAGAGGAAATCCGAATTTACTTCGATGAATATATTAAGCTGGACAAACCTTCCCAGCAGATCATTATTTCTCCTCCCATGGTCCCGAAACCGAACATCATGCCTCTGGGAACTGCGAGAAAAGATATAAAGATAGAGATCACTGATACTCTGGAAGAGAATACTACCTATGCCATTAACTTCGGAAAATCTATCGTAGACAACAATGAGGGGAATCCCTATGATTATTTCAAATATGTATTTTCAACAGGAGATTACATAGATTCACTAGCAGTTTCAGGTATTGTTAGAGACGCTAAGCTGAAAGAACCTTCAGAAGTAATTTCTGTAATGCTTTATGAAGCCGATACATCTTACACAGACTCCATAGTTTTCAAGGAAACTCCAAGGTATATCACTTACTCCCAGGATAGCACTTTTAATTTCAGTCTTGAAAATCTTAAGGCAGGTACCTACAGAATGGTTGCACTTATGGATAGCAACGATAATTACCTGTATAATCCTAAAAAGGAAAAAATTGGTTTCGTAGAAGGTGATATTACGATTCCTACTGAAGAAACCTTTGAGCTTACAGTTTTCAAGGAACAGCTCGAATTCGAACCTAAAAAGCCCAATCATTTTAAAGGGAACCAGATCATTTTTGGTTATGAAGGATATGCAGATCCCGATAGTATTAAAATCGATTTGCTTTCCGCCAGGCCTGAAGGTTTCCGCTCGAGAATAATAAAGGACCCTGTAAAAGACACCTTATATTACTGGTATAATACCAGTCCGGAACTGGATACCCTCATGTTTGCGGTGAATTCACCAAAGACGCAGGATACTTTAATTGCGAGAATGGGTAATCTGGAACGTGACTCCTTAATGGTTTCAACTGAAAATGGCGATTTGATCAAAGATTTTAAGTTAAAAGCCAATACACCAATCGTTAGTTATGCTGCAGACCAGATCAGGATCATGGACATGGATTCTGCCGATGTTCCTTTTGAAGCTGAATTTGATCCCTTACTGAATGAAGTGAGACTGAAATTCGAGAAAAAGCCCTCAAATAATTATAATATCACTGCATTTCCTGGTGCAATCACAGACCTTTTTGAAGACACCAATGACACGATCTATAAGAACATTACCACTAAAGATCTTTCAGCATTTGGTACTATCATCATAGATCTTCAGAATATTCAGCAATTTCCAGTGATCGTACAGTTAACGAATATTAAAGGTGAAATTCTCGCTGAGCAATATTCAGAAGACCGGTCGAATTTCACTTTCAATTATCTTAATCCCGGGGATATCCTGGTGCGTGTTATTTTTGATAGCAACGCTAACCAAAAGTGGGACACCGGTAATTTCCTCAAAAAGGTTCAGCCGGAAAGGATTCAGTATCTAAGAGACACTTTGGAAGTTCGCGCTAACTGGGATCAACCGTATACATTTAGTCTAGACTAA
- a CDS encoding amidohydrolase, protein MDDKLQVAIIQAKLEWENSDANLQMFSEKIEAISDKTELIVLPEMFTTGFSMNAENLAEETDGKTLRWMIQTAKHKNSAITGSVIIKDHGEYYNRLFFVFPDGDYKIYDKRHTFTLAKEHLTYTAGKDRLIVDYKGWKICPLVCYDLRFPVWARNTEDYDVLIYVANWPEKRVNAWDALLKARAIENMSYCIGLNRTGEDGDGYVYNGHSAAYDVLGNAITGLNRSEEFVEEFELSKKEMLETREKLKFLQDRDSFSLD, encoded by the coding sequence ATGGATGATAAATTACAAGTAGCCATAATTCAGGCTAAGCTGGAATGGGAAAATTCTGATGCGAATCTGCAGATGTTTTCCGAAAAGATAGAAGCGATCAGCGATAAGACAGAACTTATTGTATTGCCGGAAATGTTCACGACAGGTTTCAGTATGAATGCTGAAAATCTTGCTGAAGAAACAGATGGAAAGACACTTAGATGGATGATCCAAACGGCTAAACATAAAAACTCAGCAATTACCGGAAGTGTGATCATTAAAGATCATGGCGAATATTATAACCGACTCTTTTTTGTATTTCCTGATGGGGATTATAAAATTTATGATAAACGACACACTTTCACTCTGGCAAAGGAACATCTTACGTATACTGCCGGAAAAGACAGGTTGATCGTAGACTACAAAGGATGGAAGATTTGTCCGCTGGTATGCTATGACCTTCGATTCCCGGTATGGGCTAGAAATACTGAAGATTATGATGTATTAATCTATGTAGCTAACTGGCCAGAAAAACGTGTGAACGCGTGGGATGCATTACTGAAAGCGCGTGCTATCGAAAATATGAGCTACTGCATTGGATTGAATAGAACCGGTGAGGATGGAGATGGCTATGTTTACAACGGGCATTCTGCTGCTTACGATGTTTTAGGTAATGCGATCACCGGCCTGAATAGATCTGAAGAATTCGTGGAGGAATTCGAACTATCTAAAAAGGAAATGCTGGAAACCCGTGAGAAATTGAAATTCTTACAGGATCGTGATTCTTTTAGTCTAGACTAA
- a CDS encoding DUF1440 domain-containing protein, which produces MSVANFFQKDSYVSNTSRSVISGFIGGLAGTAVKTLIEQVLPVREIDQKSSQMKIVDDLSTKITGSPVSTHNEALAEQLVNIPMGGSLGAAYGYGKKNRFGLKPMDGIIFGATTWASTHETSLPILGLEPKPTDVPVRMQINELFAHVAFGVTTELVRHYIDKQMRESN; this is translated from the coding sequence ATGAGTGTAGCAAATTTCTTTCAGAAGGATTCATATGTTTCTAATACAAGTCGTAGCGTAATTTCAGGTTTTATTGGTGGTCTTGCCGGGACTGCAGTTAAAACCCTTATCGAGCAGGTTCTTCCGGTTAGAGAAATTGACCAGAAGTCCTCCCAAATGAAAATAGTAGACGACCTTTCGACTAAGATCACAGGTAGCCCGGTAAGCACTCACAACGAAGCACTGGCAGAACAGTTAGTGAACATTCCAATGGGTGGTTCTCTTGGAGCCGCTTATGGATATGGTAAAAAGAATCGTTTTGGTCTTAAACCTATGGATGGGATCATTTTTGGTGCTACGACCTGGGCTTCTACCCACGAGACTTCTTTACCAATATTAGGTCTTGAGCCTAAACCTACAGATGTACCAGTAAGAATGCAAATCAATGAGCTTTTTGCCCATGTTGCATTTGGCGTAACTACAGAGCTAGTAAGACATTATATCGATAAGCAAATGAGAGAGAGCAACTAA
- a CDS encoding ligase-associated DNA damage response DEXH box helicase, with protein sequence MKRAELIGLADDWFAGQDWKPFKFQKDTWTAYLQKKNGLLNAPTGSGKTYALWVPIVLDYIRKNPDYKTKHKKGLKAIWITPLRALSVEIEQAASRFAEEMGTQFTVGIRTGDTSQKDRAAQKRSMPDLLITTPESLQLLLASKNYDKTFKDLQAIVIDEWHELLGTKRGVQVELGLSRLKTISKDLRIWGISATIGNLDQAREVLLGPESKAYENSVLVRAFLKKKIDVRSIIPKKMEKFPWRGHLGLHLLDEVVPIIKESRTTLLFTNTRSQCELWFQKLLSKYPEFAGEVAMHHGSINKETRLWVEQAIRNESLKAVVCTSSLDLGVDFAPVETIVQIGGPKGVARFLQRAGRSGHQPGKVSLIYFLPTHAIELIEASALQKAVVKKAVEDRVPYLMSFDVLVQYLNTLAVSNGFFPKEIFPEIASTFCFQGITEDQWRWILNFITKGSQSLQSYDEYKKVEIEEDGKFKINNRGVAMRHRLQIGTIVSDAVLSVKYIKGGYIGTMEEFFISKLKPGDVFTFAGRNLELVRIKNMQVLVRKSKKKTAKVPSWSGGRMTFSAQMSELLRDEMYEASALEQDEKTSPEFEALKPIFKRQQRDSIIPKADEFLIETFKTREGYHAVFYPFDGRFVHEALGSLLAYRISLLVPISFSIAFNDYGFELLSDQEIDMQQVLDNNLFSADFLMDDLYKSLNATEMARRKFRDIAVIAGLVFTGYPNKLIKSKHLQSNSQLLFSVFRDYEEDNLLYQQAFQETFEHQLEEGRLRISLDRISKQTIVWKKCAKPTPFSFPIITDRMREKLSSEKLEDRIKRMLKQLEA encoded by the coding sequence ATGAAGCGCGCAGAACTCATAGGACTGGCAGATGACTGGTTTGCGGGACAGGACTGGAAACCCTTTAAATTTCAAAAGGATACCTGGACAGCCTATCTTCAGAAGAAAAACGGATTATTGAATGCGCCTACGGGCAGTGGGAAAACTTACGCACTGTGGGTGCCAATAGTACTGGACTATATTCGTAAAAATCCGGATTATAAAACAAAACACAAGAAAGGTCTAAAGGCGATATGGATCACTCCGCTTAGAGCACTAAGTGTTGAGATCGAGCAAGCCGCTTCACGCTTTGCGGAAGAAATGGGAACTCAATTTACCGTGGGTATCAGGACTGGAGATACTTCCCAGAAGGACCGGGCCGCGCAGAAACGCTCCATGCCAGATCTACTCATTACGACTCCTGAAAGTCTGCAATTACTATTGGCTTCTAAGAACTACGATAAGACATTCAAGGATCTGCAGGCGATCGTGATCGATGAGTGGCATGAACTGCTGGGGACCAAAAGAGGTGTACAGGTAGAATTAGGCCTTTCCCGATTGAAAACTATCTCCAAAGATCTAAGGATCTGGGGTATTTCTGCCACTATTGGGAATCTTGATCAGGCAAGGGAAGTGTTGCTAGGACCAGAATCCAAAGCCTATGAAAATTCGGTTTTGGTAAGAGCATTCCTGAAAAAGAAGATCGATGTTCGATCTATTATTCCGAAGAAAATGGAGAAATTCCCCTGGCGTGGACATCTAGGTCTGCATTTGCTGGATGAGGTCGTGCCTATTATCAAGGAATCCAGAACCACGCTGCTTTTCACAAATACCAGGTCACAATGTGAACTTTGGTTTCAGAAATTACTAAGTAAATACCCAGAGTTTGCCGGTGAAGTGGCCATGCATCATGGGAGTATCAATAAAGAGACCAGGCTCTGGGTCGAGCAGGCGATAAGAAATGAAAGTTTGAAAGCTGTGGTCTGTACTTCGAGTCTTGACCTTGGAGTAGATTTCGCACCAGTAGAAACTATCGTGCAAATTGGCGGGCCCAAAGGTGTAGCGAGATTTTTACAAAGGGCGGGTAGAAGTGGTCACCAGCCTGGGAAGGTAAGTTTGATCTACTTTCTACCAACACATGCTATAGAGTTGATCGAGGCTTCAGCTTTACAAAAGGCCGTAGTAAAAAAGGCGGTAGAGGATCGAGTGCCTTACCTGATGAGTTTTGACGTTCTGGTTCAATATTTAAATACGCTGGCAGTCTCCAACGGTTTCTTCCCAAAAGAGATCTTTCCAGAAATCGCCAGTACGTTTTGCTTCCAGGGTATCACCGAAGATCAATGGCGATGGATCCTGAATTTTATTACCAAAGGGAGCCAGAGTCTTCAGTCTTACGATGAATACAAAAAAGTCGAGATCGAGGAAGATGGAAAGTTTAAGATCAATAACCGGGGAGTTGCCATGCGTCACCGACTTCAAATTGGAACGATCGTAAGCGACGCCGTACTGAGTGTAAAATATATTAAGGGTGGTTATATAGGAACTATGGAAGAGTTCTTTATATCCAAATTAAAACCCGGTGATGTTTTCACGTTTGCCGGTAGAAACCTGGAACTCGTTCGAATTAAGAACATGCAGGTGCTGGTTAGAAAATCAAAAAAGAAAACGGCCAAAGTACCCAGTTGGTCTGGTGGAAGAATGACTTTCTCAGCTCAAATGAGTGAATTATTACGTGATGAAATGTATGAAGCTTCAGCACTAGAGCAGGATGAGAAGACCAGTCCTGAATTTGAAGCATTAAAGCCTATTTTCAAGAGACAGCAAAGAGATTCAATCATTCCAAAGGCAGATGAGTTTTTAATAGAAACTTTTAAAACCCGGGAAGGTTATCATGCCGTTTTCTATCCTTTTGACGGGAGATTTGTGCATGAAGCTCTGGGTAGTTTACTTGCTTACCGTATCAGTTTGCTAGTTCCTATAAGCTTTTCAATCGCATTTAATGATTACGGATTCGAATTACTTTCAGACCAGGAGATCGATATGCAGCAAGTATTGGATAACAATCTGTTTTCTGCAGATTTTTTAATGGATGATCTCTATAAAAGTCTGAATGCTACGGAAATGGCCCGTAGAAAATTCCGCGATATAGCAGTAATTGCTGGATTGGTATTTACCGGCTATCCTAATAAGCTGATCAAAAGCAAACACCTTCAGTCGAATTCTCAACTATTATTCAGTGTTTTTAGAGATTATGAAGAGGATAATTTACTGTATCAGCAAGCCTTTCAGGAGACTTTTGAACATCAATTGGAAGAAGGGAGATTAAGAATCTCCCTTGATAGAATTTCGAAACAAACGATCGTCTGGAAAAAATGTGCGAAACCAACACCCTTCTCATTTCCAATCATTACAGATAGAATGCGTGAAAAATTATCTTCAGAAAAACTTGAAGACAGAATTAAAAGAATGTTGAAGCAATTAGAGGCTTAG
- a CDS encoding ATP-dependent DNA ligase: protein MRAFADLIKTLDSTNKTTLKVEALTEYFKNAEDKDKVWTIAILSHRRPPRPVNTTLMREWASELANIPLWLFEESYHIVGDLAETIALVIPKSDSSTEKSLNQFLQEILELKKKPEEVKKEYLFDNWLNLNYYERFVFTKLITGSFRIGVSQKLMTRALAKATEIDEDILAYKLMGNWEPSKITYNKLILEENEEDFLSKPYPFYLAYAIEDEPDALGDVSEWSAEHKWDGIRSQVIIRNDQLFVWSRGEELVTDKYPEFEALVGVVPNGTVIDGEILPFPDGEIGTFNDLQTRIGRKNVGKKLLEKTPVILKAYDILEWEGEDIRDTAFGERREILEKLYHEVRSEELPLHLSESIRFKTWEEAAVERENSREVKSEGLMLKRLDSPYLVGRKKGDWWKWKVDPLTIDAVLTYAMRGHGRRSNLFTDYTFGLWDEEKKELVTFAKAYSGLTDKEFRKLDAWIKRNTLDRFGPVRSVTPHYVFEIAFEGIAESKRHKSGVATRFPRILRWRLDKKIEEANTLDDLKALIP, encoded by the coding sequence ATGAGAGCATTTGCAGATTTGATCAAAACCCTGGATAGTACCAATAAAACTACCTTGAAAGTTGAAGCTCTTACCGAGTATTTTAAAAATGCTGAAGACAAGGACAAGGTTTGGACTATCGCGATCTTGAGTCATCGAAGACCACCCCGACCGGTAAATACCACACTCATGCGGGAATGGGCTTCAGAATTAGCGAATATCCCGCTCTGGCTATTTGAAGAGTCCTATCATATTGTTGGGGATCTGGCTGAAACCATTGCACTTGTTATTCCGAAGAGCGATAGTTCTACGGAAAAGAGTTTGAATCAATTTTTACAGGAGATCCTTGAATTGAAGAAAAAGCCAGAAGAAGTAAAAAAGGAATATCTTTTTGACAACTGGTTAAATCTGAATTATTACGAACGATTCGTATTCACCAAGCTTATAACCGGAAGTTTTAGAATTGGAGTAAGTCAGAAATTGATGACTCGTGCCCTGGCGAAAGCTACCGAAATCGATGAAGATATCCTCGCTTATAAATTAATGGGTAACTGGGAACCTTCAAAGATTACCTATAACAAGCTTATTCTCGAGGAAAATGAAGAGGATTTTCTTTCAAAACCATATCCATTTTATCTGGCTTACGCCATTGAAGATGAACCTGATGCACTTGGAGATGTTTCAGAATGGAGCGCAGAGCATAAATGGGATGGTATACGTTCGCAGGTAATTATTAGAAATGACCAGTTATTTGTTTGGTCACGAGGAGAAGAACTGGTAACCGATAAATACCCCGAATTTGAAGCTTTGGTTGGCGTTGTACCCAACGGAACGGTCATCGATGGAGAAATTCTGCCATTTCCAGATGGTGAAATTGGAACTTTTAATGACCTGCAAACACGGATTGGACGTAAGAATGTTGGTAAGAAGCTTCTGGAAAAAACACCGGTGATTCTAAAAGCCTATGATATTCTGGAATGGGAAGGTGAGGACATTCGGGATACAGCATTTGGAGAGAGACGTGAGATCCTGGAAAAGCTATATCACGAAGTTCGAAGCGAAGAGCTGCCATTACATCTTTCAGAAAGTATAAGATTTAAAACTTGGGAAGAAGCCGCTGTAGAGCGCGAAAATTCGAGAGAAGTAAAGTCGGAAGGATTAATGCTGAAAAGGCTTGATTCCCCGTATCTCGTAGGGAGGAAAAAAGGCGACTGGTGGAAATGGAAAGTTGATCCGCTTACGATAGATGCTGTTCTTACCTACGCCATGCGAGGTCATGGAAGGAGAAGTAATTTATTTACAGATTACACATTCGGGCTTTGGGATGAGGAAAAAAAAGAACTGGTCACTTTCGCAAAGGCTTATTCCGGTCTTACCGACAAGGAATTCAGAAAGCTGGATGCCTGGATCAAAAGAAATACGCTAGACCGCTTTGGCCCGGTTAGAAGTGTAACTCCACATTACGTATTCGAGATTGCATTTGAAGGCATTGCGGAATCTAAAAGACATAAAAGTGGTGTCGCAACAAGGTTCCCCAGGATACTTCGCTGGAGATTAGACAAAAAGATCGAAGAAGCCAATACGCTGGATGATCTAAAAGCGCTTATACCATAA
- a CDS encoding ligase-associated DNA damage response exonuclease, whose translation METPLLAFNDKGIYCAAADVYLDPWKPVDKAIISHGHADHSRYGHKKYITHHSNVPIISHRLGEINVTGKKWNESFTINGVKFSLHPAGHIIGSSQIRVEYKGEIWVFTGDYKTEDDGVAVPYEPVKCHTFITECTFGLPAFKWTPQKQVFAEINNWWDQNQSDGRTSVLFGYSLGKAQRLLKHLDPSIGKIYTHGAIENMTEVLRSQMDFHETTRVTRETTKEELKGNIVLAPGSAHGSTWIRKMVPYVTASASGWMTFRGARRRRAIDKGFVLSDHCDWQGLLSSIKETGCEKVICTHGYTDIFSKYLREQGYDARTEETQYESETGQLESDKEKDSE comes from the coding sequence ATGGAAACACCGCTACTGGCTTTTAACGACAAAGGAATTTACTGTGCTGCTGCAGATGTATATCTGGATCCGTGGAAACCTGTGGATAAGGCGATTATTTCTCATGGTCATGCAGATCATAGCAGGTATGGTCACAAGAAATATATCACGCATCATAGCAATGTGCCTATCATTAGTCACCGGCTGGGAGAAATAAATGTCACCGGCAAGAAATGGAATGAAAGCTTTACGATCAACGGAGTGAAATTTTCGTTGCATCCGGCGGGTCATATTATTGGTTCTTCCCAGATCAGGGTGGAATATAAAGGTGAAATCTGGGTTTTTACCGGAGATTATAAGACCGAGGATGATGGTGTTGCGGTGCCTTATGAACCTGTAAAATGCCATACTTTTATTACTGAATGTACCTTTGGACTGCCCGCTTTTAAATGGACCCCACAGAAGCAGGTTTTTGCTGAAATAAATAACTGGTGGGATCAAAACCAGTCAGATGGAAGAACTTCTGTACTCTTCGGTTATTCCCTCGGAAAAGCCCAGCGATTACTGAAGCATTTAGATCCATCGATTGGAAAGATTTATACTCATGGAGCGATCGAAAATATGACTGAAGTTTTACGTTCTCAAATGGATTTTCATGAAACTACAAGAGTGACAAGAGAAACTACGAAAGAAGAACTAAAAGGTAATATTGTACTTGCCCCGGGAAGTGCTCATGGAAGTACCTGGATCAGGAAAATGGTGCCATATGTAACTGCTTCAGCCAGTGGATGGATGACTTTTCGTGGTGCCAGAAGAAGACGGGCGATCGATAAAGGTTTTGTGCTCAGTGATCATTGTGACTGGCAGGGTTTGCTATCGTCGATAAAAGAAACTGGTTGCGAAAAAGTGATCTGTACTCATGGATATACCGATATATTTTCGAAATATCTTCGCGAACAGGGTTATGATGCACGAACGGAAGAAACTCAATACGAAAGTGAGACCGGGCAACTGGAAAGCGATAAAGAAAAGGATTCGGAATGA
- a CDS encoding TerB family tellurite resistance protein, translating into MSFSDLFGSGEHLRNLSHFASIVNLAAIDGEINDREEKLLQRFARKLDINEEEYAKVIENPKAFPLTGSNSVERRLERLHDLFKIIFADNEIDEEETELIKRYAIGLGFSSQASEGIIERSIQIFSGQLNFDDYRYLLEKDND; encoded by the coding sequence ATGTCCTTTTCAGATTTATTTGGCTCAGGAGAGCATCTAAGAAACTTAAGTCATTTTGCATCGATTGTAAACCTTGCAGCCATTGACGGCGAGATTAACGATAGAGAAGAGAAATTGCTTCAAAGATTTGCCCGTAAACTGGATATTAACGAAGAAGAATATGCGAAGGTTATAGAAAACCCAAAAGCATTTCCTCTTACGGGATCCAATAGTGTGGAAAGAAGACTAGAGCGCCTGCACGATCTTTTCAAGATCATCTTTGCAGATAATGAGATCGACGAAGAAGAAACTGAACTTATCAAGCGCTACGCGATTGGCCTTGGTTTTTCCAGCCAGGCTTCTGAAGGAATTATCGAGCGTTCTATCCAGATCTTTAGCGGACAGTTAAATTTCGATGATTATCGTTATTTGCTAGAAAAAGATAATGACTGA
- the fbp gene encoding class 1 fructose-bisphosphatase has protein sequence MSKPNQTLGEFIIENQSDFPGSSGELSRLINSIRLAAKVVNHEVNKAGLVDIIGAYGETNIQGEDQQKLDVYANNKFIQTLTNREIVCGIASEENDDFIRIEGHKRDHKNKYVVLMDPLDGSSNIDVNVSVGTIFSIYQRVTPIGTPVQKEDFLQPGNMQVAAGYIIYGTSTMLVYTTGHGVNGFTLNPALGSWYLSHPDMKFPEDGRIYSINEGNYIHFPQGVKDYIKYCQEEQGDRPYTSRYIGSMVSDIHRNMIKGGIFMYPKSSKANNGKLRLLYECNPFAYLTEQAGGKASDGFQRIMDIKPTELHERVPFFCGSRKMVEKAEEFMRKAETKDQSQSLSFSSK, from the coding sequence ATGTCTAAGCCAAATCAAACTCTCGGAGAATTTATTATCGAAAACCAGTCAGATTTCCCGGGATCTTCCGGAGAATTATCCAGACTTATAAATTCTATTCGGCTAGCTGCCAAAGTAGTAAATCACGAGGTGAACAAAGCCGGACTAGTGGATATCATAGGCGCATATGGTGAGACTAATATTCAGGGTGAAGACCAGCAAAAGCTGGATGTCTATGCGAATAATAAATTCATTCAGACTTTGACAAATCGCGAAATCGTTTGTGGGATCGCTTCCGAAGAAAATGATGATTTTATCCGGATCGAAGGGCATAAACGCGATCATAAAAACAAATATGTCGTATTGATGGATCCTTTGGATGGCAGTTCGAATATAGACGTAAACGTGTCTGTTGGAACTATTTTCTCGATCTATCAAAGAGTCACACCTATTGGGACTCCGGTTCAGAAAGAAGATTTTCTTCAACCCGGAAATATGCAGGTTGCGGCAGGGTATATTATTTACGGAACTTCAACGATGCTGGTATATACCACAGGGCATGGTGTGAATGGATTTACATTAAATCCTGCTTTAGGATCCTGGTATCTTTCGCATCCAGATATGAAATTTCCTGAAGATGGAAGAATCTATTCAATTAATGAAGGGAATTACATACATTTCCCGCAGGGAGTAAAGGATTATATCAAATACTGCCAGGAAGAACAGGGAGATCGTCCTTATACTTCCAGGTATATTGGTTCGATGGTATCAGACATTCACCGGAATATGATCAAAGGTGGAATTTTTATGTACCCGAAGAGTTCCAAAGCCAATAATGGTAAATTGAGACTGCTTTATGAGTGCAATCCATTCGCATATTTAACAGAACAGGCGGGAGGTAAAGCCAGTGATGGTTTCCAGAGAATTATGGATATAAAACCTACTGAGCTTCACGAACGTGTTCCCTTCTTCTGCGGAAGCAGGAAAATGGTGGAAAAAGCTGAAGAATTTATGCGAAAAGCAGAAACTAAAGATCAGTCTCAGTCATTATCTTTTTCTAGCAAATAA
- a CDS encoding GNAT family N-acetyltransferase has protein sequence MEINIRKAEARDMQDVLGLIKELAIFEKEPDAVIISEENLIRDGFGEHPLFTCFVAEVEGKIHGMALIYFRYSTWKGKTVHLEDLVVRESYRGKGLGSALYSRVIKFASEEKVKRTEWVVLNWNKNAADFYRRSGANVMQDWDTVQMDADGMHAYLQNKNML, from the coding sequence ATGGAAATTAACATTAGAAAGGCGGAAGCCCGGGACATGCAGGACGTGCTTGGCCTTATCAAAGAACTCGCAATCTTCGAAAAAGAGCCAGACGCGGTGATTATTTCTGAAGAAAATCTTATAAGAGATGGTTTTGGGGAGCATCCTCTTTTTACCTGTTTTGTTGCTGAAGTTGAAGGGAAGATCCACGGAATGGCGCTTATATATTTCAGGTATTCCACATGGAAAGGAAAAACTGTTCATCTTGAGGATCTGGTAGTTCGGGAAAGCTACAGAGGCAAAGGACTGGGATCTGCTCTCTATAGCCGGGTGATCAAATTTGCTTCCGAAGAAAAGGTAAAAAGAACAGAATGGGTGGTACTAAACTGGAATAAAAATGCTGCCGATTTTTACCGCAGAAGTGGCGCTAATGTCATGCAGGACTGGGATACGGTACAAATGGATGCAGATGGCATGCACGCCTATCTCCAAAATAAAAATATGCTTTAA